GACATCGTATTGCCCAGATATCAGGACACAAAATACCATATGCAGACCACTGGAGGAGGCGAACGATGCGGCCACTTGGATCTGTCCCATCGCCTGAAGAAGGAACACTAGCTCATAGACAATAGGTTGCTGGAGATGGCCCCTTAACTCAGTATTTCTTGTTTATATGCATATCATAAACTCACCGTGTAGTCAAAGGGATACCAGCAGGCGAGAGGAAGGCTCCCATCCCTGTAAGCAATGGGAAGAGCCAGCCAAAAAATGGTGCCGATGTAGCAACAGTACACATAGGTTTTTATCCATAGCCTGGATATCCGATAAGACCCCCCCATTGTGACGAAACTGAATCCTACAGCGGAACGTGGCTCGTACTTATCATTAATGTTGGACAAAATTTCATTCAGTAATGCAGGTCTGAACCTTCGAAAATAAAGCTTCATCGCTATGGtccacaaataaataatagtttgTATCAAACAGTTTACGAAGAAGTCCAAGTCGCCCTGTCCGTAGTTGATGTAGATGGTGCAGATGTACAGGCCAGCTATATGCACCGATACGAAGTAGTTGAGGAGTTCGTAGGCCAAGTCACAGACTCGGACCAGATCTGCCAGGACTCCAGAGCCCTTCACATAATATCCGAAAGGATACATGGCCGCTACACACATGGTTTGCCTTACAAATACGAACAGGTCGCGACGCTTGGAGTCGGCTTTAATCCTTTCTTCCTTGGATGTGCTCTTCATTATGACCAAACTTAGAATT
This genomic stretch from Drosophila yakuba strain Tai18E2 chromosome 3R, Prin_Dyak_Tai18E2_2.1, whole genome shotgun sequence harbors:
- the LOC6535402 gene encoding odorant receptor 83a, which codes for MKSTSKEERIKADSKRRDLFVFVRQTMCVAAMYPFGYYVKGSGVLADLVRVCDLAYELLNYFVSVHIAGLYICTIYINYGQGDLDFFVNCLIQTIIYLWTIAMKLYFRRFRPALLNEILSNINDKYEPRSAVGFSFVTMGGSYRISRLWIKTYVYCCYIGTIFWLALPIAYRDGSLPLACWYPFDYTQPIVYELVFLLQAMGQIQVAASFASSSGLHMVFCVLISGQYDVLFCSLKNVLASSYVLMGANMTELNQLQAEQSAADAELGQYTYSMEEETPLRELLEVGSSMDFSSAFGLSFVRCIQHHRYIVAALKKIERFYSPIWFVKIGEVTFLMCLVAFVSTKSTSANSLMRMVSLGQYLLLVLYELFIICYFADIVFQNSQRCGEALWRSPWQRHLKEVRSDYIFFMLNSRRQFQLTAGKITNLNVDRFRGTITTAFSFLTLLQKMDSRE